DNA sequence from the Vicia villosa cultivar HV-30 ecotype Madison, WI linkage group LG3, Vvil1.0, whole genome shotgun sequence genome:
CCACTTTCTGCAACTTATACCACATGCCAACTATTTCTAATAATAAGCATTACTACCAATTCATTTGAttgaatttctacaacttaattcaagaacacaacatttataacagcaacataacaattttccaccactaaaacacaatacaacagcaacctacaaatcatccccaaatcaacacggagcaaccaattatgaataacaaccaaggactcagaatcaaccacataatcaaacaccgacactgaggcaaattcataaaccccaccccacatacgtgttcatcataaccccgattatagagtaagaaccccatccttacctttggattggagattcctctactctcccggttgccatagcttatgccgccgcttccaacttttctccgaaaatcttttttaacaacgtgcagagacgcaccaaaaacctgttcggaaatcgttttttcagacggacttaaaatcatcaaaacgaaaatcgctccggttagaagttacctctacgagtctggaacgctcTGTCCAAGAACcgtgacgatccaacggttggatcgggagaaacgtttgttttgctaaggtgtctcaccacagaaacttgctgcgaaaattggacttcccctggcttttctcttccgccatggctctcttcttcacctctcctccaaacccttattttcttcgtacagtacaacaaaaacctatttcttttctttttctttattttccaaataatccaaataactcctataactctgattgggccaatcattcacacttcctcattgctatttaccacacactaatccaacccaattcacttaaatcaattagtccaataaataaatcatattattcttactattatcctccaattaaaccgactaaataaatctgacttaaacttaatatcttcgatcagcataacaatccaatttcagctaaatccaataaataattccttccataatttaattaactaattaattaaattcggggcgttacaattgGCGCCCTAGAACTCAGTAGGTTCTCGACATAGAGAAGTTGGAGAACCCTAGTGGGATCTCGACCCGATGGAATTCCATTCTAATTATACCAATGCATGGCCTTGTTACTAGTATCATAACATTCCATGAGGTTTTTCGAATACTAGTAACCAAATCCCAAAGTTTTTAAACGTAATTTGGTTTGGAAAATCTCGAGTAGATCTTGTTTCATTTTGACGTTTTATCTTTCTGATAAATAATTGATTTGCTCGAATGGATATCAAATAGAACAGTAAGTCCCAGGCGGATTTTAGCGTATCCTTAGTTGAGGTTTGTACCCAATAGATTTAAAAGCCCCAGTTAGTCAGGCATTATTGTCAGGGCCTCATGATGGATCTTGGCCTATTAAACACAGACCGAGGATTTGTTGATCAAGTTGCTTAAGCTCAGAGGTATATTAACTTAACCCGACCAGAGGTATATTAACTTAGACGATGTGCCAGAAGTATATTATAATCATATTTTGTATACTTCTTTTTTGAAATAACATATTTGAAATATGATTATAATATCATATTGTAAATTTTGAGAACTCTGAAACAAGTCCAATCTTGTCCTTTTTCAATCAGCTGCAAGATCTTTACTGAAACTAAGAACAAATCAAATAGGATTAAATgacttttaccccctgccatataggcgtgttttgatttacccccttaaaaaaaattttaaggcAGACTTTAACAAAAAAAGATTCCATCATTAAAGTCCCTGTTCCATTTtcttggccaagattcttagaatcttgcctacgtggacAAAAATAATATGCTGACTATGTATTTGCTGTACACGtggcatttttttaattttttaaatttccacgtggaaattcgtattttttttaatttttttttttatgaaattttttatttttttatttttttttaacttgtaGGTTAAAATGGGATACTCCCACCAAGTGAACTACATGTTTTGGGTCGAACAATATAGATGCACCATATTAAAACTGAACAATATAATTAGTTACAAATCTCAACaatataattattttcaaatcttaaaTAGTCACAATATAATTAGTTACAATATATACTATACATAGTTACATATAACTAGTTAtagtataattatttaaataaatttataataaaaaaataatttaataacgttaatatataattaaaaaataacgttaatatattaattgcactttatataattaaaaaaatatctttaatatataaaatttatattaaatgaaaatttttattaaatataagtaTTACttcatattcaaataaatttataaaataaataatttatgatgTAGCAGTAAACAAATAAGTATTTTATAAAATAGcagtaaacaaataaataatttatgaaataatgtatataaaattttagattattattttgtttgtggagtttttttaaaataattttatttaagtaattaataaaaattatgtataaactttaaaaaaattatggaatCTTGGCAAAAAAAATAGAACAGGGGCTTTAATGATGGAATTTTTTTTGTTAAGGTCTgccttaaaaaaaatttaaggggggataaatcaaaacacgcctatatggcaggggataAAAGTCATTTAACCCAATTAAATATTAGTTTCCTAAAAAAGTCTCAATGATCCTTTATCTGAAACCAAATCAAATATGCATTTGTCCTAAAAACTCCTTGATTGGTTGCGCCTGTATGAGTGTCTGAATCTTCCagaatctcatatttttcaatcaaatcttcaaggatTAAAATACAGTCTGAATTGTCATGATGTTCTAGTATTGGATGTCACAACATCTAGCAGAGCATCTGTGAAAACTCATAACAACTGAACATGTTATGATAGTTGgtcaagatgtttcaacatcttcttcaacatcagttaagaaccgtgttttagcaaaattaatgTCAATCTCAAAATCATGGAGCTAACAATGTTCATTATGTGACACGCGGATAATAATACTTCACCCCACAAATTAAATGGAAATGCATAATGCATTAACATAACATTTATAATTTCTTGATATGTTCCATTCTATCTTTCGGCCAGGCTGTAACatcccagactgctttcgggatgatcgactgaccccacaaaccaacacgtgtcttttcagcatgctttgacctcattCGCACGCTtttcgggaaacttcccagaaggtcacccatccttaaattgctccaagtcaagcacgcttaactgtgaagttcttatggaacgggttaccgaaaagaagatgcatcttgttggtataggtagtacccatcaatccttataagctttccttcaaccatgcagtcccatacctgcacagcctcagaatccctctcattccgatgtggcgaccaccattgCCCACTTCGGCCTcaagtgttccatgcggtgcaaccacccctcgcctttttcggcctcgggtgttacacaaGCCATTTTGTTGTGATGTACGAGACATAGAACATTCATGTATAATGCCATATTCTTCACAATATGCATCAAATTCTACAAGAAAGTACTCACCGCCTCTATCGCTTCTAAGTACTTTTATATTTTTACTTGATTGATTTTCTACTTTCACTTTATAAGCCTTAAAGGCATTAAAAGCATAATCTTTATGCTTTAAAAGGTATACATGTGTGAACCTACAACAATCATTGATAAATGTTATGAAATAACGGTTTCCCCCACGGGTCAGGATACCATTAATTCACACCAATCAGGGTGCATAAGATCAAGCACATTTAactttctttcaacacttttgaaaggcTCATTAATCATTTTTGCCTTAACACATATTTTGCATTTTTCGAAATCATGAATATTGCATGAGATCAatccagatttaattagtctatTCATAGTACTAATACCAATATGTGCTAATTTAAAGTGTCGTAAAGAAATAGATTTAATCATATAAGCAGAATtataaatttcattaataatattgtcGGTAGTACAAAATTTGATCATTTCTTCAGCAAAATATCATTTTCCTACAAATACACCCTTACGGGTCAATATTAGTTTGCCTGATTCATATACAAATTTAATACCCAGTTTTCTCAACAAGTTCCCACTAACAAGATTTCTATTCATGTTAGGTACATGAAGTACATTAACAAGAGTGACTTTCTTTCTAAAAGTGAAGTTCAGTTCAACAGATCATGTTCCAACAACTTTGGATCGTACTTCATTTCCCATATGTACTTCCTGTCCATCGTTGACTTCGGAATAAGTTTTAAATGCTGCTTTGTCATAAGATACATGCACGGTTGCACATGTATCATACCACAATCCTTTCACTTTGCCTTTGATTGCCATAATTTCGCTCACCGTAGCGATTATGTCGTCATCAATAGGAACATCATTAAACTCATTTTTTAGCTTATTGTGCCTGCAATATCGAGCATAGTGTCCGAGTTTTCCACATACATAGCATATGTTTTTTGTACCTTTTGGTCCGTCAGAGTTTTAGAACTTGTTATGTTCTTTTAAGGTCTACTTCATTTACATTGAATAAAAAAATGTGTGATGATAATTATCATTACTCATCTCATATAAAAAATCGTTCATGCATCATTTTCCAACCTCAAATATACAAAAATGTGCTTGCTTGTTTGCTTAGTTCACAAGATATGTGATTGATCAAGGAGCTCAGGCAAAATCAGGGTTTTTGTGACTCAAAAAAGGACTCAAGCTTCTCATATTCTCAAGTGATTCCCCTCATCAATATTCAAGCTCAAGAATTCTTCATTATAGACTACTCATAGCATTCATTTGGCTAAAGAAACTTGAATTCATTGATAATGACAAGATTGCATTTCAActactaaaaagtcaactgttcaagattcacctttgacttttggtatttttggtcaaccatgaaatTTTAAGTTTAATGATCATGAAAATATAATTGATAGAACAATTGATCAAGAAGAATCAAGAAATTTGAAGTTACTTGCAAAAGGGGGGAAATTTAAAAATTCACCTAGTCCACAAAATTTCATGTTGAAGTACTCAAatttggaagcttgtaacttTTGCATCAAGTCACTATTTTTCATGCTCTAAAGATCAAATTGAAGAGGAAAATTTATACAACAACTTTGTCATAGAGGAAGAATTCCCAAAAGGTGCACGAATTTTGAGTTACGAAGCCATGAAGTTGATGTCTCAATTTAAAACACTTAGTGAAATTTACATGGCAGTTTTGATCCTAAAAAGTGCTTAACTTTGAGGCCATTTTCAACTATGATCCCTTTTGAGTTCAGAAAaactccaaacatgaaagttgtagaggatgtttTGGGCTTTCAACAAAGTACAAGAACTCATTCATAGCATGTGTGAGCTAGGAGACTCAAAGAGATGAAGTTGACCTTCCaaacttgaattataggtcatttgcaaGACATAAACTTGAGCAAATCCTAAACCAAATCTGCATATCCCTTGATTACATACGTCATTATTTGTAAATCTCTCCCTATTCAGAAGATTACACAGGTTAATGAAGCATTGTCCAATTGATTTGATCATTATCCATTGATTcattccatttttggcataaaGATGACACTTCCATTATAGTAAAGAAACTTTAATCACAACTTTAATCTAGAGCCCATACCTTATCGTTTCTAATCACAAAGCTTCACAAAACCAACAAGCAACCTCCTAGAATTCAGAAGAGCCTCCCTATTGTCTTGTACAAAGGATGCTAAAGTCATTGGAACCATAACTTTCAAGTTTACTCCACCATGAAGCAAACAAAGTCAACTTGAATTAGAGAcatcaatttaattttatttgttaatttttgttggatttattttgtatttgttaaatattttcaCTTTCCTTTTAGACAATTTCTCAATGCACCACATAAATCTCTTATACATCGCGCGAAATTCCATTTTTTGCTcccagcttccgtagatgcacttcCGGAAGCAccccatttttaaaaaaaaatagtttttttcgtagatgcatctacggaaatatagtgaaatttgggattttcccaattaattagaAAAATCAGATTCCGTAAATACATCTACAGAACACTCTTTTCAAACCCTTCCGTAGATGTAGCTACGGAAGATTTTATGAACTTAAAATTTTCCTAATTAATTGAGAAGTTAATTTggaattttctcaattaatttgtaagttaatttgggattttcccaattaattggaaaaatcccaAGTTTCACTACGGAAGCgttaaaaaatcccaaatttCACTACGGAAGTGTTAAAACATATTGAAACTTGGATTTTTCCACTTAATTGGGAAAATCTTAAATTAAGTTACAAAGTAATTGGtaaattttcaaattaatttctcGATTAATTGGGAAAATTCCACATTAATTAAGTTTATGAAATCTTCTGTAGCTACATCTAcgaaagattttgaaaaaatcTCGTTTAAAagtttctgtagatgcatctacgaaaaaaactaaattttttaaaaaaatagagtgCTTTCAGAAGTGCGTTTACGAAGGTTAGATGACACTTTTGCCAATTCAATAGTGTGGAAGAGGTCTATAAGGTGTAATGAGAAATCatctaataatattttttttttgtttaagttATTTTGAATGCAAGGAGTCGTGACCACAACAACTTATATCTTTTCTATATATATACCCCTGACTTTATCttacttttcaaacaaaaatctcttaaTTTGAAAATGGATCGGTTCAGTGCTATACTTGCGGTTTCACTCGCATTAACATTGTGCCTTGTTCCTTTAAAAGATACTTATATACTAAAAAATAAGGACCGACCCtatctaaaataatattatatgtaGTTTTCGGCGATGCGTCATCTTTTTGTGTCGAGGAGAGCTTCTCGGTTCTTCCATAATTgggttttttttatataacatgTTATGTTCTTTGAGAAGAAGACAGATACAGtatatttatgaattttttttttgtttatgtttaAATAGTAAAGCATTAATTCTGCAACACCaatgataaatttttattaaaacgcTAGAAAAAGCAAAAATTTATTCATAACATGCCATTAATGAGAAAGCACTCTCTGGAGAACACTGAAAATAAATTAACAAGGCCAAATATATTCTTCAAGCAACATTCAAGAGATACTTTTCTAGGCAGCCAAGATAAAATAAAGTGGATTCTGATGTCTTGGTAGGTTTGACCTTTTCTTCTATGTCGTCGGATTCATGATCATAAGAGATCTTCACGTTGACCAAAGTCTTATCTTGTGTTATTGCTGTGAATTTAAACGTTGTCTTGTAGTATGACAAACCTTGATTCAGATAGCCTCCTTCAATCACTTGCAGCCCAATTTCATGGGATAACTCATCAAACTCAGTGATCTCTTCCCTCTGATAGTTCACTGGGGATATACCTGATATTCATTCAATTCCCCAAGAATTTGATTAATTCACAATATTGTGCTATAAGAATGCGGGAGAGAAGGAACACTTACCAGGCAAAAAGTTAAAGATGAGGATGGTACCAACTCCTCCATCCCCTTGAACTAGTTGCACATCTTTCACAATATTTGGTAGAATCTTTGGAACAATGAAAATGAAATCTCTCGACTGAGCTGCCCACAGGGCCTCCAACTCTACGTTGAGCGTTGTTTCGGTGTTGAATTCCTTTATCATGATTCTTCAATTTGTGAAAGTAGCACCATATGTTGATTTATATATACTATGTGAAATTTAATAACACTAATTAAGGAGAAAATTAGGAAACAGCATCTTTCACTTTCATTGACTTACAAGAATAAAAGatgcttttttgttttttttaagaaaGAGATAGATTCCACTTGATATATATGAtctacaaaaataattaatatagtttTATAAAAGATAGATTTAGGTATATTGTCAGGATTTGATACCATAAAAACTGGTCATACAtagtgttaagagtcccacatcggacaatatatggcctgaacatgtccttataagtgggggcaatcctcaccctacaagccgattttgtaggattgagttaggcctaacccacACTTCTTAACACATAGTCTCTGAAATTCCATAAAACTCCAACaaccatgtttgtttgttttttaaccataattttttCTGGTTCAGTCGTACTAGTAAAATGGAATCTTATACTTAAAAAGCTGATTAACTTTTTCCCATCTCGTTTATTCAACTTTATCTTTCACAACATAACTATTAAATTAAGTTCATAAATATGTGTGAATTTGTTCAGTTAAAGGAGAAGAATCTGAGGGAAGCACAAAATGAGAACAGCAAAAGTTAAGGAACCCTAATTATAATATTTGTTGTGCATGAGATTTTTGAGGAGGATTCCTAGACATGTTACAAGAACTAAAAGACATATGGGATAAAGCAAATTTTTTGAAGCAGTGTTTGGAATTTTACTTAACAGAAAATTCTCTGGCAATGACTTAAATAAGAGCTAAAAACAAAAATTGCTAGCATGAAAGTAAGGTATATATAATGTGCATGCTGAGTGGATtctgttaattaattttttttttctttcgcaCCGGTTCCGATTTATTTAGTAGATCGACTAATCCGTGCTACGGAGGTACATGCACTGGTCAAGCGTTGTTTCTGCCAagaatcgaactcggtatttCCCGAATGTCGTTTTTCGCAGAGACTCATTTGCCACCTTCGCAGAGACTCGTTTGCCACTCGAGTCCAAACAAAAACTTACCCGAAACATAAAACCAGACAAAGATATTAACTATATAGACATAACATAAGATGCTATAagtgaatttattttataaatttttatgttttaatttattgattattttatgttattgatgtaaaattCGTTAATTTATTtcagaaatatttttttgtttatttcaaCTTATCTTAttgaaataataattaattttaatatggagttttaaataataatttctcATCATtaaaaacaacatagttaattattattttaataaatagtaaattttaaataatatggaGGAAGTATTAAAATGTATGTCTCACGAAAAATGACAAACGTATTTTGAGTCATGAAGCGGAAAAACAACCTAAAAATtagattttataataaaaataaaatattgatttggTTTTCGAAaatatacaattttttagttTTACTTTTAGATAGTTCTTTTGGtttgatataaatattatttaattattaaaaattaatttatattagaaTTGATGTATATATAGAATATTTGATGCAATAACAACTATGGAACTCGACTTTTAAACACTATGAAATTATCTATTATAGAGATTTCAAATGGATCGGTCCGGTCCAGCCCGCTTCAGTCCGGTGAGTCAATATAtttagacaatttctttatagagtTCTAAGGGGTGAGGATTCCCGCTAAAAActccaaaatattattttatttcggAGATTCATATCCGAAATCAATCATTTTCACATTTtcaattatttcggagatgcatctcctaaAACACACATTTTTGGGTGTTTTTGGATATGCacacttattttttaatttaaacgtTGGATTTTAAATGTCAAGTGTTTTTTCGGAGAGGCATCTCCGAAAAAACTTTTCCCATAATTTGGGATAtcggttaattcggatatgcatatccgaaatatcccAATATTCTAAATTTTACGTATCAAATTTTATTAACACACAAATAAAAacacaaactaaataaaataaaaatgataaaccgTAAATTCAACCAAAAACCAAAAATACAtcgtaaaataaaagaatattaatattccaaatatgtcattggtaAATTAATCGATCAATTAAATATTACTATATAAATTAACACACAAATTAAAacacaaactaaataaaataaagatgataaacggtacatttaaacaaaaaccaaaaatagatcgtaaaataaaagaatattaatattctaaatatgttaTTGGTAAATTAATCGATCAATTAA
Encoded proteins:
- the LOC131655941 gene encoding phytohormone-binding protein-like, which produces MIKEFNTETTLNVELEALWAAQSRDFIFIVPKILPNIVKDVQLVQGDGGVGTILIFNFLPGISPVNYQREEITEFDELSHEIGLQVIEGGYLNQGLSYYKTTFKFTAITQDKTLVNVKISYDHESDDIEEKVKPTKTSESTLFYLGCLEKYLLNVA